A genomic region of Eucalyptus grandis isolate ANBG69807.140 chromosome 5, ASM1654582v1, whole genome shotgun sequence contains the following coding sequences:
- the LOC120293075 gene encoding putative disease resistance RPP13-like protein 2, whose amino-acid sequence MAMAASDVAISLVICSSLPVLSVEKFLSPGKHARIEKAVNDLQNILNTSKLLESSTNDGQQSCDCRPCLLDQARHAVDMADKLLLEASRHLKSGKGPLAKIRTLVHFMLPRICIHATIKMALDFVTIVEDLSTHLSQMQDLSQDPLNLDKTAALWNAHRGSVRWDGKVESDIVGREDEVTKLLAQLIGEDGNPDALSLRVISVVGEEAIGKTALVRSVFNRLEIGHSFQCRIWVHVPEEFTMKDLLVEIMKQLAVQELKDLEHKGEENIKEIIHESLVELKYLVVFDNLRKVEDMDKFMILLGDSRRGSRVIITTRIPEIPSLIDPLASPVELNELDADGRECLLRECGTIADDPGLKARILSKCSGSPPRILLLGGLAVASSDSSAAMVDQLADNATLSDIVSLSYHKLPSLLKPCLLYLCLFPKESVIPIRRLFRLWHAEGWVRASPFTAKECFEELAGRNLVQVVRRRKLGGRPKSCRVPSFIYDFLCEMATQLGLLQIHSNTERTDHSEKSEVSRGGPLWTAKYEDDKREDHQHSGIRLQHLRSYVSFYKKKLGTRLIDMEELLWPLIAKGDCGLLRVLDLEGVYKLRLPDRLGNVLPNLRYLGLRWTALDSIPESVGNMSGLETLDLKYTNVRNLPSSIWTVKSLQHLYMNEVRFDDSTSHRKPSAKYLSNLQTLWGLYIEAAKSPMLDVLNEMTRVEKLGLTCSSPVVKDATERISKLTMIRSLKLRSRDLFGQPSDLNLSDLTGLVSLLDLYLLGGLPRGDSLKLLPQNLRILTLSMSGLDDNPMPVLGGFQSLEILNLLGGSYTGKKLICGSGSFPSLRVLKLWKLEGVEDACVHENALRCLEQLEIKNCGVLTSIDSLDRIESLKQIRLIKVKEELATNIKGGLTRKVFIKEEQLIPLLPLGRQPKINDEGMDVNHD is encoded by the exons ATGGCTATGGCTGCTTCCGATGTGGCCATTTCACTTGTGATCTGCAGTTCGCTACCCGTGCTCTCTGTggaaaaatttctctctcctggAAAACACGCTCGAATTGAAAAGGCTGTTAATGATCTCCAGAACATCTTAAACACCTCGAAATTACTGGAATCCAGCACCAATGATGGCCAGCAAAGCTGTGACTGCAGACCTTGCCTCCTGGATCAAGCTCGACATGCTGTGGACATGGCTGATAAGTTACTTCTGGAAGCATCGCGACACTTGAAGTCTGGCAAGGGCCCCCTCGCAAAAATTCGCACATTAGTCCACTTCATGTTGCCCAGGATATGCATACACGCCACCATAAAGATGGCCCTCGATTTTGTCACCATTGTCGAGGATTTGTCCACTCACCTGTCCCAAATGCAAGATCTGTCTCAAGATCCGCTTAATCTTGATAAAACTGCTGCATTGTGGAATGCGCATCGAGGAAGTGTACGGTGGGATGGGAAGGTCGAGTCAGACATTGTGGGACGTGAAGATGAAGTGACCAAGCTCCTCGCTCAGTTGATCGGGGAAGATGGCAACCCCGATGCATTAAGTCTTCGCGTCATTTCAGTGGTGGGAGAAGAAGCCATCGGCAAGACGGCTCTTGTGAGGAGTGTTTTCAATAGACTTGAGATAGGTCATAGCTTCCAGTGTCGCATCTGGGTTCATGTTCCCGAAGAATTCACCATGAAAGATCTCTTGGTGGAAATAATGAAGCAACTAGCTGTGCAAGAACTGAAGGATCTAGAGcacaaaggagaagaaaacaTCAAAGAGATCATTCATGAGTCCTTGGTAGAATTAAAGTATCTTGTCGTGTTTGACAATTTGCGTAAGGTCGAGGACATGGACAAGTTCATGATCCTCCTCGGAGACTCAAGGAGAGGAAGCAGAGTCATCATCACTACTAGAATTCCTGAAATCCCATCACTGATTGACCCTTTGGCTTCTCCTGTCGAATTGAACGAATTAGATGCAGACGGGAGAGAGTGCTTGTTGAGGGAATGCGGAACAATTGCCGACGATCCAGGGCTCAAAGCGAGGATTCTGAGCAAGTGCAGTGGCTCTCCTCCACGAATTTTGCTGCTCGGAGGACTTGCGGTGGCGAGCAGTGATTCTTCTGCTGCTATGGTGGATCAGcttgctgataatgccacgctCAGTGATATCGTGTCCTTAAGCTACCACAAATTGCCTTCCCTGCTCAAGCCCTGTTTGCTTTACTTGTGCCTCTTTCCCAAAGAGTCGGTGATCCCGATAAGGAGGCTCTTCCGACTATGGCATGCCGAAGGATGGGTCCGAGCATCCCCGTTCACGGCCAAGGAGTGTTTCGAAGAATTGGCCGGTCGAAACTTGGTTCAAGTGGTGAGGCGTAGGAAGCTCGGCGGAAGGCCCAAATCGTGCCGAGTGCCCAGTTTCATATACGATTTCTTGTGCGAGATGGCAACGCAACTTGGACTTCTTCAGATCCACTCCAACACCGAGCGCACTGATCATAGCGAAAAATCAGAGGTTTCCAGGGGCGGCCCATTATGGACTGCCAAGTATGAAGATGATAAGAGAGAGGATCATCAGCACAGTGGTATCCGACTCCAACACCTCCGTTCCTATGTATCCTTCTACAAGAAGAAGCTAGGGACACGCTTGATCGACATGGAAGAGTTGCTCTGGCCGTTGATCGCAAAGGGAGACTGTGGTCTGCTCAGGGTGCTCGATCTGGAGGGAGTTTACAAGCTGCGGCTCCCAGACAGACTTGGCAATGTACTGCCGAACTTGAGGTACCTGGGATTGCGATGGACAGCCCTTGATTCAATCCCAGAATCAGTCGGAAACATGTCCGGCCTTGAGACGTTGGATCTGAAGTACACCAATGTTAGGAATTTGCCGAGTTCAATTTGGACGGTGAAGTCCCTCCAGCACCTGTACATGAACGAGGTACGCTTCGATGATTCCACCAGTCATCGCAAACCTTCGGCGAAGTACCTGAGCAATCTCCAAACCTTATGGGGGTTATACATCGAAGCCGCTAAGAGTCCCATGCTCGATGTGCTCAATGAAATGACCAGGGTCGAGAAATTGGGCCTGACGTGTAGTTCTCCGGTGGTGAAGGATGCTACCGAGCGCATTTCAAAGCTCACGATGATTCGATCCCTCAAGCTGAGATCCAGGGATCTCTTCGGTCAGCCCTCGGATCTCAATTTGAGCGACTTGACGGGACTTGTCTCGCTCTTGGACTTGTACTTGCTCGGGGGCTTGCCGCGGGGAGACAGCTTGAAGCTCCTTCCTCAGAATTTGAGAATCCTTACCTTGTCCATGTCCGGACTAGACGATAACCCGATGCCGGTCCTAGGAGGGTTCCAGAGCTTGGAAATTCTCAACTTACTCGGAGGCTCTTATACTggtaaaaaattgatttgtggCTCAGGTTCATTCCCAAGCCTTCGCGTCCTCAAGCTGTGGAAGTTGGAGGGAGTGGAAGATGCTTGTGTACACGAAAACGCTCTTCGTTGCTTGGAACAGCTGGAGATCAAGAACTGTGGAGTCCTAACGTCTATCGACTCATTGGATCGCATTGAATCCCTGAAACAAATTAGATTGATCAAAGTGAAGGAAGAATTGGCGACGAACATCAAAGGAGGATTGACCCGAAAGGTATTCATCAAGGAGGAGCAACTGAtacctcttcttcctctgggCAG GCAACCCAAGATAAATGATGAGGGGATGGACGTGAATCACGATTGA